Genomic DNA from Providencia sp. PROV188:
GGCAGCCACTCTAATTGGCGGCGAGTCACCATATTTTTTAGCCGAGTCCACAGTAATGGCTGAGTGACCAACGCGGTTGCAGAAATAACGAGGACTCCACCGTTAATTTGGTGTAGCAAACCTGGGACTAGATTTTGATTTGGCGTGATATAGCCGAACAGTTGTTCTGGTTCAATCCAGTGGCGGTAAGCGATTTTTTCATGTGAGGAAAAACGACCAGTAACATCGTTTTGCCACTGATATCGTTGCTTATCTTCAGATAATTGATAGTCACCATTAATAAATTGGGTTTTAGTCAATAGTGGGGTGATAGCGTCAGTAAATAGTTTGAGATATTCTTCACTTTCGTCAGACTTGATGAACATAAAGCGCGTTTGAGCATATTCACGAATGAAATGCTGCATCCCATCGAATAATCTTGGTTGAATATCAGCCAATGTTGCCGGAGTCAACGTCGCTGAAGAGACAAATTTTGTCTGAAAAGACGATAAGTTAGGAGTTAGGCCTTGCCATGTTAATTCTTGACTGATCACTATAATTATCTGCTATTAGTATGGTTATCAATAAATGCCTGCCAATCAGCAGGGCGCATATGCCTGAGTTTATTTATGTACCGTCTGTTTTATATACAATTTCAGGCTAATTTATTACCTTAAAATATTTTCGGCTTAAGATTGTTATATTAGCCTTTGAACGCTAATCTTGCAGCAATATTTGTCGAAATATCGAGTTAGAATAAAGAAAACATGAGTGCGACGGGTAAACTCAGTGGCCATGTAAAGCCAATAAGAAGTGCGCTCAATAATCTCATGCAAAAACTAGGATCTTTGGTTACTAGCAGGGCGAATAACGCTGAACATACTCCTCCAATCCCATAGATAAGAAGTATGTGTTCAAAAGTGGACATGCGATTTTAGTGGTTTGTTAACGTGTGGATGCGAATTGTACACTATTTTTTTATTTACTGTTATTTTCTTTGTGTTAATCAATGGATAGTCGATTAAATGAAATCCACTTTGAGCATTTTTCTTATATTATTGCTAATATAATGATAGGTACGATTTTCTTCGGGAAAAAATATGAAATATCAGCAGCTTGAAAATCTTGAATGTGGCTGGAAATGGGAATATCTAGTCAATAAAGCGAGAAGTGGGGAGCCTATTACCCGATATATAGAAAGAAGTGCGGAGCAAGAGGCAATTGAGCTGTTGTTAAAGCTGGAAAATACGCCTGTGGATGTATTGAAATGGATTGCAGATCATATGTCCCCTCAATTAGATAACCGAATGAAACAGAGTATTCGTGCGCGTCGTAAACGTCACTTTAATGCTGAGCATCCACATACTCGAAAAAAGTCGATTGATTTAAATTATTCGGTTTGGCAACGACTATCTAATTTGGCAGTAAAACGGAATAAAACCTTATCAGAGACGATTATTCAGTTAATTGAAGATGCGGAACATAAAGATAAGTATGAGAGCCAAATGAGCTTATTGAAGCATGATCTTCAAGCGATCTTAGGTAAGTCGGAGAAAGAGTAACGATCTATAGTTGAACAAATGGATTATTGTGATGATCTTTCTTTCTAAGGATGAAGAAAAGCCCCAATAAATTGGGGCTTTTTATATTCAGTTCGAAATTCAAACTAGGGCTATAAATTAAGCGCCTGGTTGAGTTACAACTTCAGTTGTACCTTGGATTTCGATTTCAACGCGACGGTCTGGCGCTAAGCACTCGATCAGAGCTGCACGGCCTTTAACTGCGTCACATTTGTTACCAGTTACTGGATCTTCTTTACCACGACCTTCAGCAGCGATTGCGCTTGCTGGAACGCCTTTAGATACTAAGTAGTCTACTACTGACTGAGCACGTTTTTGTGACAGTGGCAGGTTGTAGTTTTGTGAACCGATACGGTCTGTGAAACCAACTACCAGCACGCGACCTTGAGTTGGGTCGATGTTGCTCAGTTCGTTGTACAGTTCGTTCAGTGCTTGCTGACCTTCTGGTTTCAGAGTCGCTTTGTTGAAGTTAAACAGAACGTCTGAACGCAGAGTGAAGCGTTTGTTTTCAACAACTGGAGCTGCTGGCTCAGCAACTACTGCTGGAGCAACAACTGGAGCTGCTTCTTGACCGAAACGGTATGCAAGACCAACGCTCAGCATGCCGTTATCTGGGCTAACACCGATGTTGTCTTTGTCGCCCATGCGGCTAACCCACTGGTAGTCTAAACGAGTAGCTAATTCTGGAGTGATAGCATACTCAAGACCCAGTGCGTAAACTGGAGAAACGCCAGTGTCAGTTTCTTTACCAACGCCGTTAACTTTAGCTTCTGTACGGTAAACCATACCACCCAGACGAGTATAAACGTCTAAGTCATCCATGATTGGATAGCTCAGTTTGGTAGTCAGAGAAACGCCCATTGAAGAAACGCTACCTGCGTTGTCACCTTTGTACTTCATTTTACCAAACCAGTCATAGCCCATTTCGAAGCCCATGTACTGGTTGTATTGGTAACCTGCGTACAGACCCGCACCTAATTGGTCACGAGTTTTTTTGCCAGTACCAACTGAAGTTTCATCTCCAGCAGCATCTTCAAAAGTAAATTTAGCGTGCTCGTAGTGAGACCAACCTAATTTACCACCAGTGTACCAAGTGTTATCTTTTGGAGCTGCTTGTGCAACAGTTGCAAATGCTGCCACTGCCACTGCTACCGCGATAGCTGTCTTTTTCATTTTTACGCCTCGTTATCATCCAATATTGGCTTGGCTTCGTGAGCCTTATTATTTGCCATTGGTTCAATTTAATTGCTAGGTTCAGCTGACATTATCCACAAAAATTTACGAAAAGTAAAAAAATAATGTCATGAGCTTAACAGGCTAAAGTCTACAACGAACTCCAAAAGATACAAGTATGGTAAGCAATAAAGGTTAAAAAAAGTCTTTTTTTACCGTTGAAATCAGAGAGATAAATATATTACCCATTTTGTTGTTAATAAACGCATCTTATTGTTTTTAAAGAGTTTAAATATATTTCTTTATAATTATCTTGATGAATGTAAAATTTCGTAAGAAAAATCTTATTATTGTTTAGTGAATGTTATTGGCGTGAATCTTTAAAAGGTTTTGATGTCTAATATCCGCTGAGCTTGTATTATATGTTTTTTCTGGTCTCATAATAAATCCCATCGAATGACCTGCTTCTGCCGCATTTTGTAAAAGAATAAAATCTTGCTCATTTATTTCTGGCAACCATCCTAATACGACACTGTAATTACCGCTTCTTAATGCTTTTTCCATGGCATCAATGGTCGTAATTGAATTAACTTGGTTAAATTGCATGATTTTGTTGGTGGGTAAACCCGCTTGCTCTAACCAGTGTTTACTCAGTTTTTTATCTGGGCTCAGCCACAATAGCCAACGTGATTGAATACCGAACTGGCGCAACATGGGTAGCAAGATGTAATCCATAATTGGGTGTTGTTCGTTATAGACTAGCTCGCTCACCATGCCTTGTTGCATTGAGCCATTTGCAAAACTCATTGCTGGGGTTGCATTGCTTAAATTGCTATGCGTAAGCTGGTCATGCGTGAAGCTATCATTAGTAAAATGATTAAGAGAATGTGTTGTTGCGCTATTCCAAGTAGAAATACTCATAATTCACCTCGCTACAATTTTACATGTAGTACAATGTTTCATGGAGATAAGTGCTGTATGAACATACAGTAACTGTATATTTATACAATATCAAGGCTATTTTTACAAAGCGCTTCGCAACTTTGTGGTTTTTATGCGAGTTATACTTGGCATTTTTAACTGAAACTTTAAAATTGATTAAACATAATTATATGTAAAAACAGTTGTTTTTTTATTGCTTGAAGCTCAAGGACGATTGTGTTTTTTTATTCATAAGGAGATGAAAAAGTGTCATTACAAAATGAAAGAAGTTCCCTTTTACAACAAATTTTGGGTCAGTTTGGTGTACTAAAAAAGAAAAACCATTTCGGTGGATACTGTTTGTGTATTGATAATGCACTGGTGGGGTTAGTATTGGATGGACATTTCTATGTTCGTGGGTGCCTGTTTTCTCGTAGCTATTTTGAATCAGTTGGGTTTGAACGGTTGGTATACAGTAAAAGAGGTATACCTCTAGAGATGCGCTATTACCAACTTCCGGAAGAGGCCTGGTGTAACCCATC
This window encodes:
- a CDS encoding GhoT/OrtT family toxin, with product MSTFEHILLIYGIGGVCSALFALLVTKDPSFCMRLLSALLIGFTWPLSLPVALMFSLF
- the matP gene encoding macrodomain Ter protein MatP, translated to MKYQQLENLECGWKWEYLVNKARSGEPITRYIERSAEQEAIELLLKLENTPVDVLKWIADHMSPQLDNRMKQSIRARRKRHFNAEHPHTRKKSIDLNYSVWQRLSNLAVKRNKTLSETIIQLIEDAEHKDKYESQMSLLKHDLQAILGKSEKE
- the ompA gene encoding porin OmpA — translated: MKKTAIAVAVAVAAFATVAQAAPKDNTWYTGGKLGWSHYEHAKFTFEDAAGDETSVGTGKKTRDQLGAGLYAGYQYNQYMGFEMGYDWFGKMKYKGDNAGSVSSMGVSLTTKLSYPIMDDLDVYTRLGGMVYRTEAKVNGVGKETDTGVSPVYALGLEYAITPELATRLDYQWVSRMGDKDNIGVSPDNGMLSVGLAYRFGQEAAPVVAPAVVAEPAAPVVENKRFTLRSDVLFNFNKATLKPEGQQALNELYNELSNIDPTQGRVLVVGFTDRIGSQNYNLPLSQKRAQSVVDYLVSKGVPASAIAAEGRGKEDPVTGNKCDAVKGRAALIECLAPDRRVEIEIQGTTEVVTQPGA
- the sulA gene encoding SOS-induced cell division inhibitor SulA, yielding MSISTWNSATTHSLNHFTNDSFTHDQLTHSNLSNATPAMSFANGSMQQGMVSELVYNEQHPIMDYILLPMLRQFGIQSRWLLWLSPDKKLSKHWLEQAGLPTNKIMQFNQVNSITTIDAMEKALRSGNYSVVLGWLPEINEQDFILLQNAAEAGHSMGFIMRPEKTYNTSSADIRHQNLLKIHANNIH